In Exiguobacterium sp. 9-2, the genomic window TGCCTTAAAGGCGCTTGACGCGACAGATATCGAAATCCAGTTCACGGGTTCGATTCGTCCATTCATCTTGCATCCAGTTGATCAAGATAACGTCTTGCAACTGATTCTTCCAGTCCGGACGGCGTAAGCATCAACATAAAACACGTGACAAGACGGGTTCGATCGTTTCGACATCGGACCCGTCTTTTTCGTATACCGTATATACGTTCGGGAATTTTGCTAAATCGTTCAATATTTAGTACAATAAAGAGTACGTCATTTATAATATGTAGGTAGGAGGAGTCAATCCATGCAAGAAATCAGAATTACAACGGAATATGTCACATTAGGGCAGTTCCTGAAACTGTCGGATATCATCTCAAGCGGAGGGCAAGCCAAACCGTTTTTAGCAGAGGTGCCAATTCTAGTCAACGGCGAAGTCGATCAGCGACGTGGTCGTAAATTACGGGATGGAGACATCATTGATGTAGAAGACTACGGTCAGTTCATCATCAAGAACGAGGGTAACTAACGTGCGGCTGGATTCAGTCCGACTCAGTCATTATCGCAACTATGACGCACTCGAACTGTCATTCTCCGAAAAGACGAATGTTCTGATTGGTGAAAATGCACAAGGGAAGACG contains:
- the yaaA gene encoding S4 domain-containing protein YaaA: MQEIRITTEYVTLGQFLKLSDIISSGGQAKPFLAEVPILVNGEVDQRRGRKLRDGDIIDVEDYGQFIIKNEGN